From one Triticum urartu cultivar G1812 chromosome 3, Tu2.1, whole genome shotgun sequence genomic stretch:
- the LOC125545595 gene encoding F-box protein SKP2A-like produces the protein MVNAQMVSGYLDNSFNALMVSGGGESGQTQNGGTDTTLSGWKDLPMELLLRIISVAGDDRMAIVASGVCTGWRDALGWGATSLSFSWCQDHMNELVISLAHKFTKLQVLSLRQIKPQLEDSAVEAVANSCHDLRELDLSRSFRLSDRSLYALAHGCPHLTRLNISGCSNFSDAALIYLTSQCKNLKCLNLCGCVRAASDRALQAIARNCSQLQSLNLGWCDTVTDGGVTSLASGCPELRAVDLCGCVLITDESVVALANGCPHLRSLGLYYCQNITDRAMYSLAENSRIRSKGMSWDTAKSSRGRDDKDGLASLNISQCTALTPPAVQAVCDSFPALHTCPERHSLIISGCLSLTAVHCACAHHRHRAGAGRAILSNHAY, from the exons ATGGTCAATGCACAGATGGTGAGTGGGTACTTGGACAATTCGTTCAATGCACTCATGGTTTCTGGTGGCGGTGAGAGTGGACAGACACAGAATGGTGGCACGGACACCACCTTGTCAGGTTGGAAGGACCTCCCCATGGAGCTTCTGCTGAGGATCATATCAGTAGCTGGAGATGACAGGATGGCCATTGTAGCCTCCGGTGTTTGTACCGGGTGGCGTGATGCACTAGGATGGGGAGCCACGAGTCTCTCCTTCTCGTG GTGCCAGGACCACATGAATGAGTTGGTGATATCACTGGCCCACAAATTTACAAAGCTTCAAGTCCTTTCTCTAAGGCAAATCAAGCCTCAGCTTGAAGACAGTGCAGTGGAGGCTGTAGCAAATTCTTGTCATGATTTGCGCGAGTTGGATCTGAGCAGAAGCTTCAGGCTTAGTGATCGGTCCTTGTATGCTCTGGCACATGGGTGCCCTCACCTTACAAGGCTGAACATCAGTGGATGTTCCAATTTCAGTGATGCTGCTTTGATCTACCTCACTAGTCAGTGCAAGAACTTGAAATGCTTGAATCTGTGCGGGTGTGTGCGGGCAGCATCCGACAGAGCATTGCAG GCCATAGCCCGCAACTGTAGTCAGCTGCAATCTTTGAACCTTGGTTGGTGCGATACTGTCACTGACGGGGGAGTCACTAGCTTGGCATCAGGATGTCCTGAACTTAGGGCCGTCGACTTGTGTGGCTGTGTTCTTATAACAG ATGAGAGCGTGGTTGCTCTTGCAAACGGCTGCCCACACCTGCGTTCCCTGGGGCTGTACTACTGCCAGAACATCACCGACCGGGCCATGTACTCGCTGGCCGAGAACAGCCGCATCAGGAGCAAGGGCATGAGCTGGGACACGGCCAAGAGCAGCCGCGGCCGCGACGACAAGGACGGCCTCGCCAGCCTCAACATCAGCCAGTGCACCGCGCTGACGCCCCCGGCCGTGCAGGCGGTGTGCGACTCCTTCCCGGCGCTCCACACGTGCCCGGAGAGGCACTCCCTCATCATCAGCGGCTGCCTGAGCCTCACCGCCGTGCACTGCGCGTGCGCCCACCACCGGCACCGCGCCGGGGCCGGGAGAGCCATCCTGTCAAACCATGCCTACTGA
- the LOC125545594 gene encoding inactive protein kinase SELMODRAFT_444075-like — translation MYSVLSRIYSAARSRLQVLIASLPAGPDGSRDSHRRRRRRDDRSRSSGTSTPISTPASMYSALSPVDTHAVATAAAAKLAMDPPGAGSAAMPISLSPLLPPPQMVVVALDATRDHREVEVRMSLRALVARGDILRGGDSLLVLGVLHSVTNPMGYQTKASSDSFAGTSLRYLGDQVAKKAEYYKDKLLQDVEELRQVGISVTLKVCPGSPAKVVIIHEINSSKAAWVVLDRHFRRDFKHFEKHIACKVAAFQDNLSVQTLKSIRTNLSSKSMGETKDLQNLVVSLDLSSKTLDTDKVRVSIRSSPVSYFASLTNHEMYYTPSVVGSSIQDFTPSMSVTSIPVIDETEFNAKSIEDNMIGQYDSSERPVLCAGCGLRSVLYIKESMKYPFSEIQSATADFSSENLVGEGGFGHVYKGRLKDGQVIAAKLRKEASSQGYTEFFSEVQVLSFARHRNIVMLLGYCCKESYNILVYEYICNNSLEWHLFDKAAGLLEWHKRHAIALGIAKGLRFLHEECRAGPIIHRDLRPSNVLLTHDFVPMLGDFGLAKWKAVNASIHTRVLGQSGYLAPEYAEYGIVSVRTDVYAFGIVLFQLISGRKVLEEHEGQCTHILQWAEPLVESLALHDLIDERIADTYDTYGLYHLARAAYLCVRTNPEQRPSMGEVVRLIETENEHIRDLSRQFIPHFTK, via the exons ATGTACTCCGTGCTCTCGAGAATATACTCCGCGGCGCGCAGCCGTCTCCAGGTACTAATAGCCTCGCTCCCGGCCGGCCCCGATGGCAGCAGGGACtcgcatcgccgccgccgccgccgggacGACCGCAGCAGGAGCAGCGGCACCAGCACCCCCATCAGCACGCCCGCGTCCATGTACTCCGCGCTCAGCCCGGTGGACACCCACGCCGTCGCCACCGCCGCGGCGGCCAAGCTCGCGATGGACCCTCCGGGCGCCGGGTCGGCCGCGATGCCCATCTCCCTGTCGCCGCTCCTCCCGCCGCCGCAGATGGTGGTGGTGGCGCTCGACGCCACCCGCGACCACCGCGAGGTGGAGGTCAGGATGTCGCTCAGGGCGCTCGTGGCCCGGGGCGACATACTTCGCGGCGGCGACTCCCTCCTCGTGCTCGGCGTTCTCCACTCCGTCACCAATCCGA TGGGATACCAAACCAAAGCATCTAGTGATTCTTTTGCCGGGACGAGCTTGCGGTACCTAGGTGATCAGGTTGCGAAGAAAGCTGAATACTACAAAGACAAGCTCCTCCAGGATGTGGAGGAGCTCCGCCAAGTGGGG ATTAGTGTGACCCTCAAAGTATGCCCTGGATCACCAGCAAAGGTTGTCATTATCCATGAAATCAATTCAAGTAAAGCTGCTTGGGTTGTATTAGATAG GCACTTCAGACGAGATTTCAAGCACTTCGAAAAGCACATAGCCTGTAAGGTTGCGGCATTTCAAGATAACCTGTCAGTGCAGACCTTGAAGTCAATTAGAACAAATCTATCAAGCAAAAGTATGGGGGAGACGAAGGACCTACAAAACTTAGTAGTGTCACTTGATCTAAGTTCCAAAACACTAGATACTGACAAGGTCCGTGTGTCGATCAGGTCATCGCCTGTAAGTTACTTTGCCTCTCTAACCAATCATGAGATGTACTACACCCCCAGTGTGGTTGGTAGCAGCATCCAAGACTTCACGCCGTCAATGAGCGTCACGTCCATCCCAGTGATCGATGAGACTGAATTCAATG CAAAATCTATTGAAGACAACATGATCGGCCAGTACGATTCATCAGAAAGACCAGTTCTATGTGCTGGTTGTGGGCTAAGATCAGTTCTTTACATCAAGGAATCCATGAAATATCCTTTCTCAGAGATCCAATCTGCAACAGCTGACTTCTCAAGTGAGAATTTGGTGGGTGAGGGAGGATTTGGGCATGTGTATAAAGGGAGACTCAAGGATGGCCAGGTCATTGCAGCTAAGTTGCGTAAAGAAGCTAGCTCGCAGGGCTATACCGAGTTCTTCTCTGAAGTGCAAGTGCTCAGTTTTGCCCGCCATCGGAACATTGTCATGTTGCTTGGGTATTGTTGCAAAGAAAGCTACAACATCTTGGTGTATGAGTATATATGCAACAACTCTCTTGAGTGGCATTTATTTG ACAAGGCAGCAGGCTTACTGGAGTGGCACAAGAGGCATGCTATTGCCCTTGGTATAGCAAAGGGGCTGCGCTTTCTGCATGAAGAGTGCCGCGCCGGTCCAATAATTCACCGGGATTTGCGCCCAAGCAATGTACTGTTGACACATGACTTTGTTCCTATG CTTGGGGATTTTGGTCTTGCTAAATGGAAGGCTGTCAATGCTTCTATTCATACAAGGGTTCTGGGGCAATCAGG ATACTTGGCGCCTGAGTATGCTGAATATGGCATAGTTTCTGTCAGAACAGATGTGTATGCCTTTGGCATCGTTCTTTTCCAGCTGATATCGGGTCGCAAGGTGCTCGAGGAACATGAAGGGCAGTGCACGCACATATTGCAATGG GCAGAGCCTTTGGTGGAGAGTCTTGCACTGCACGATCTGATCGACGAGCGCATTGCAGATACATACGACACGTATGGGCTGTATCATCTAGCCAGAGCAGCATATCTCTGTGTCAGGACAAACCCGGAACAGCGGCCTTCTATGGGGGAGGTTGTCCGTCTTATCGAGACAGAGAATGAGCATATCAGGGATTTGTCCCGACAATTCATCCCACATTTTACAAagtaa